From Myxococcales bacterium, a single genomic window includes:
- a CDS encoding hemerythrin domain-containing protein: MKSESPAAFFTGDHRHCDELWAEIEAADSPDAALALWLEFDAAMRRHFAMEEEVLFPALESATGMGGRGPTSVMRSEHVQMRSLLDTMGKAAQAGQLEALLDQGDTLLMLIQQHNMKEEGMLYPLADGSLRAEWPGLCTKLESYPVG, translated from the coding sequence ATGAAAAGCGAGAGCCCTGCGGCCTTTTTCACCGGAGATCACCGACACTGCGACGAGCTGTGGGCCGAAATCGAGGCGGCCGATTCGCCCGACGCGGCCCTTGCCCTGTGGCTCGAGTTCGACGCCGCGATGCGACGCCACTTCGCGATGGAAGAAGAAGTGTTGTTCCCCGCCCTCGAGAGCGCCACCGGCATGGGGGGGCGCGGTCCCACCAGCGTGATGCGGAGTGAGCACGTCCAGATGCGGTCGCTGCTCGATACGATGGGCAAGGCGGCACAGGCGGGTCAGCTCGAGGCGCTGCTCGACCAGGGCGACACTCTGTTGATGCTGATCCAGCAGCACAACATGAAGGAAGAGGGCATGCTCTACCCGCTGGCCGATGGCTCGCTGCGCGCGGAGTGGCCCGGGCTCTGTACGAAGCTCGAGAGCTACCCAGTCGGCTGA